The following proteins come from a genomic window of Venturia canescens isolate UGA chromosome 4, ASM1945775v1, whole genome shotgun sequence:
- the Nrg gene encoding neuroglian isoform X2 yields the protein MRCSLFIIAAFALHASASIQSPPRITKQPPTDELLFQVAQQSLNENDKPFLIECEAEGEPAPEYRWIKNGKKFEWPAYDDRISQQPGRGTLVITRARDEDLGQYQCFATNEWGTATSNSVFLRKAELNSFKDEDPKTLNADEGEPFKMTCQPPDGWPKPNVYWLIQDAEGKIKSINNTRMTLDPEGNLWFSNVTRADASNDFYYACAATSLYRKEYKVGNRFQLNVVSTGSSANQNKHEPVKQYVSRKNEVALRGKKIELYCIYGGTPLPQTVWLKNGVRLQPTDRVTQGNYGKSLIIKTATFEDEGTYTCEASNGVGTAKSHSINLKVQAVPYFTVEPEVINAAEDETVEFRCEARGLPEPQIKWIHNGKPIAESPPNPRRKVSKNSIVIEKLTKTDTGNYGCNATNALGYVYKDVYVNVLALKAEITQPPMDLATVDREDVRLTCRAFGAPKPAIKWIRNGQELTGGRYKTLITGDLEIKNVGFLDSGSYTCHASNKLGSDEASASLVVKEHTKITHSPENYEVSAGTTATFRCNAVSDPSLPLTIEWLSNGEPIDTEAEPRFQQALDDHSLSITKTTELDSGIYTCRAYTELDEARAQATLTVQDVPNAPVLLETTCYSNEAKIRWSPMGDNRAPILRYTAQYNTSFTPDAWEVAAEHIPATEQTYIIPMSPWANYTFRVLAWNKIGPSVASSHGTVCTTQPDVPYKNPGNVMGNGTDPQNIVISWTVMPQIEHNAPKFLYRVTYRRDIPGEPWVQEEIHDWKVHRLQIDNQPTYQRYQIKVVAINEKGESSAVPQVVIGYSGEDQPTQAPNNFTLIKVVSSTSAELSWNPVPESSVRGELRGYRIQTWIERDGEEGMREVTVGNRTRAVIDKFVPYSKNYVRVLAFNGRYNGPPSEVLSFNTPEGKPGTILSLDAFPIGSSALWLKWTRPAETNGILTGYRVYYQIVNGTALGPLLERQPHVLNPEATSAKLASLAPNTNYRIHVKATTRIDEGDDFYIEQRTRHSQKPDMPHFTWETFPKENGYSNIKVIWIPNLNGYPGSHFYAKYKLKGETIFRETDPEFQSNELEIRGLQSGEVYVVSVVAVDGNHLTESKPQEVETSSEGPIIQPKENYATAGWFIGMMLAIAFLLVVLIIVCVIKRNRGGKYAVHERELAAGRGDYPDEGGFHEYSQPLDTKSAGGRASLASSSHHDGKHPESDTDSMAEYGEGDTEGMNEDGSFIGQYGRQRKPEPNSQAFATLV from the exons TTCAATCACCGCCAAGAATAACAAAACAACCGCCCACAGACGAGCTACTCTTTCAAGTAGCTCAACAAAGTCTCAACGAAAACGACAAACCGTTTCTCATAGAGTGCGAGGCCGAGGGTGAACCAGCACCTga GTACAGATGGATAAAGAACGGGAAGAAATTCGAGTGGCCGGCTTACGACGATCGAATTTCACAACAGCCAGGTCGGGGTACGTTAGTGATAACGAGGGCACGTGATGAGGATTTGGGACAGTATCAGTGTTTCGCTACGAACGAATGGGGAACAGCCACCTCGAATTCGGTATTCTTGAGAAAAGCAGAATTGAACTCGTTCAAAGACGAGGATCCGAAGACTTTGAACGCGGACGAGGGTGAACCCTTCAAGATGACGTGTCAGCCGCCGGATGGTTGGCCAAAGCCGAACGTCTATTGGCTCATCCAAGATGCGGAGGGTAAAATTAAATCGATAAACAATACACGAATGACATTGGATCCAGAGGGAAATCTTTGGTTCAGTAACGTGACCAGAGCCGATGCATCAAATGACTTTTATTACGCTTGTGCGGCAACGTCGTTGTATCGAAAGGAATACAAAGTAGGAAATCGTTTTCAATTAAATGTCGTGTCGACTGGATCGTCGGCAAACCAAAACAAACACGAGCCGGTCAAGCAATACGTCAGCAGGAAGAACGAGGTGGCattgagagggaaaaaaatagaattgtaTTGTATTTACGGTGGTACGCCGTTACCGCAAACGGTGTGGCTCAAAAACGGCGTTCGATTACAACCGACCGATCGAGTTACTCAAGGAAATTATGGCAAGTCTTTGATCATTAAAACGGCTACGTTCGAGGATGAAGGAACCTACACTTGCGAAGCTTCGAACGGTGTTGGTACGGCCAAATCACATTCGATCAATCTCAAAGTTCAAGCTGTTCCGTACTTCACCGTTGAGCCGGAAGTTATAAACGCCGCTGAGGACGAAACCGTCGAATTTCGTTGCGAAGCCCGGGGCTTACCGGAACCGCAAATCAAATGGATACACAACGGCAAACCAATCGCAGAAAGTCCACCGAATCCTCGTAGAAAAGTCTCTAAGAATTCCATcgtgattgaaaaattgacgaaaaccGATACCGGAAACTATGGTTGTAACGCTACCAATGCACTTGGTTACGTTTACAAAGATGTTTATGTCAATGTCTTGGCACTTAAGGCTGAAATCACACAACCTCCCATGGATCTTGCAACCGTTGATCGCGAAGACGTTCGTCTCACCTGTAGAGCTTTCGGTGCTCCGAAGCCGGCTATCAAATGGATTCGCAACGGACAAGAACTCACCGGTGGTCGTTACAAAACGCTCATTACTGGagatttggaaataaaaaatgtcggATTCTTGGACAGTGGTTCTTACACTTGCCATGCTTCTAACAAATTGGGCTCTGACGAAGCCAGTGCTAGTCTCGTTGTAAAGGAACACACTAAAATCACTCACTCGCCCGAGAACTACGAAGTTTCTGCCGGAACTACTGCCACCTTCAG atgCAACGCCGTATCCGATCCAAGTTTACCGTTGACTATTGAATGGTTGAGCAACGGAGAGCCCATAGATACGGAGGCTGAACCAAGATTCCAACAGGCATTGGACGATCATTCGCTTTCGATAACGAAAACTACGGAATTAGATTCAGGAATTTACACGTGTCGAGCTTACACCGAACTCGATGAAGCTAGGGCCCAGGCTACGCTCACGGTCCAGGACGTGCCAAACGCTCCGGTACTTCTGGAAACCACGTGCTATTCGAATGAAGCCAAAATTCGTTGGTCTCCCATGGGAGATAACCGAGCTCCGATTTTGCGATATACCGCTCAATACAATACCTCTTTTACTCCAGACGCTTGGGAAGTAGCGGCTGAACACATACCGGCTACAGAACAAACTTACATTATTCCCATGTCACCGTGGGCCAATTACACTTTCCGCGTTTTGGCGTGGAATAAAATAG GACCATCCGTGGCGTCAAGTCATGGAACTGTATGTACGACCCAGCCAGACGTGCCATACAAAAATCCCGGCAACGTGATGGGTAACGGCACCGATCCGCAAAACATAGTGATAAGCTGGACAGTGATGCCTCAAATAGAGCACAACGCACCGAAGTTTTTGTACAGAGTTACATATAGACGTGACATACCGGGAGAGCCTTGGGTGCAAGAGGAAATTCACGATTGGAAAGTGCATCGATTGCAAATTGACAATCAACCAACTTATCAGCGATATCAGATAAAAGTAGTCGCGATAAACGAGAAGGGAGAATCGTCAGCGGTGCCGCAAGTGGTGATCGGCTATTCCGGCGAGGATCAGCCGACCCAGGCGCCAAATAATTTCACTCTCATTAAAGTCGTTTCAAGCACTAGCGCCGAGTTGTCCTGGAACCCCGTTCCCGAAAGTTCCGTTCGAGGTGAATTACGTGGTTATAGAATACAAACGTGGatcgagagagacggtgaagAAGGAATGCGCGAAGTCACCGTTGGAAATCGAACACGCGCTGTTATCGACAAATTCGTTCCGTACAGCAAAAATTACGTTCGCGTTCTCGCTTTCAACGGACGCTACAACGGTCCACCCTCCGAAGTTTTGAGCTTCAACACGCCCGAAGGAAAACCCGGAACGATTCTTAGTCTCGATGCATTCCCCATCGGCTCGAGCGCTCTCTGGCTCAAATGGACCAGGCCCGCCGAAACCAACGGTATTCTCACCGGATATCGCGTTTATTATCAAATCGTCAATGGCACTGCTCTCGGACCTCTTCTCGAAAGACAACCTCACGTTCTCAATCCCGAAGCAACTAGCGCCAAATTGGCTAGTTTGGCGCCAAACACTAATTACCGGATCCACGTCAAAGCTACCACGAGAATTGACGAAGGCGATGA CTTCTACATCGAGCAACGTACGAGACACTCGCAAAAACCAGACATGCCTCATTTCACGTGGGAGACATTCCCGAAAGAAAACGGTTATTCTAATATTAAGGTGATATGGATACCAAATTTGAACGGTTATCCAGGCAGTCACTTTTACGCTAAATACAAGCTCAAGGGTGAAACAATATTCCGGGAAACCGATCCTGAATTCCAGTCGAACGAGCTCGAG aTCCGAGGTCTTCAAAGTGGCGAGGTTTATGTCGTGAGCGTTGTCGCCGTTGACGGAAATCATCTGACGGAGAGTAAGCCGCAAGAAGTTGAAACGAGCAGCGAAGGCCCGATTATTCAGCCGAAGGAGAATTACGCTACCGCCGGATGGTTCATAG GGATGATGTTGGCCATTGCTTTTCTGCTAGTCGTGCTGATAATAGTTTGCGTGATAAAACGCAATCGTGGGGGTAAATACGCGGTGCACGAACGCGAGCTCGCTGCTGGTCGCGGCGACTATCCGGATGAGGGTGGTTTCCACGAATATTCGCAACCACTCGATACGAAATCGGCGGGTGGTCGGGCGTCTCTCGCCTCATCATCGCATCACGATGGTAAACATCCTGAATCTGATACGGACTCGATGGCCGAATACGGCGAGGGCGATACCG agggTATGAACGAGGATGGCTCATTCATCGGTCAGTATGGCCGACAGAGGAAACCGGAGCCCAATTCTCAGGCATTTGCGACCCTGGTCTAA
- the Nrg gene encoding neuroglian isoform X1, whose product MRCSLFIIAAFALHASASIRIPDFTEVQSPPRITKQPPTDELLFQVAQQSLNENDKPFLIECEAEGEPAPEYRWIKNGKKFEWPAYDDRISQQPGRGTLVITRARDEDLGQYQCFATNEWGTATSNSVFLRKAELNSFKDEDPKTLNADEGEPFKMTCQPPDGWPKPNVYWLIQDAEGKIKSINNTRMTLDPEGNLWFSNVTRADASNDFYYACAATSLYRKEYKVGNRFQLNVVSTGSSANQNKHEPVKQYVSRKNEVALRGKKIELYCIYGGTPLPQTVWLKNGVRLQPTDRVTQGNYGKSLIIKTATFEDEGTYTCEASNGVGTAKSHSINLKVQAVPYFTVEPEVINAAEDETVEFRCEARGLPEPQIKWIHNGKPIAESPPNPRRKVSKNSIVIEKLTKTDTGNYGCNATNALGYVYKDVYVNVLALKAEITQPPMDLATVDREDVRLTCRAFGAPKPAIKWIRNGQELTGGRYKTLITGDLEIKNVGFLDSGSYTCHASNKLGSDEASASLVVKEHTKITHSPENYEVSAGTTATFRCNAVSDPSLPLTIEWLSNGEPIDTEAEPRFQQALDDHSLSITKTTELDSGIYTCRAYTELDEARAQATLTVQDVPNAPVLLETTCYSNEAKIRWSPMGDNRAPILRYTAQYNTSFTPDAWEVAAEHIPATEQTYIIPMSPWANYTFRVLAWNKIGPSVASSHGTVCTTQPDVPYKNPGNVMGNGTDPQNIVISWTVMPQIEHNAPKFLYRVTYRRDIPGEPWVQEEIHDWKVHRLQIDNQPTYQRYQIKVVAINEKGESSAVPQVVIGYSGEDQPTQAPNNFTLIKVVSSTSAELSWNPVPESSVRGELRGYRIQTWIERDGEEGMREVTVGNRTRAVIDKFVPYSKNYVRVLAFNGRYNGPPSEVLSFNTPEGKPGTILSLDAFPIGSSALWLKWTRPAETNGILTGYRVYYQIVNGTALGPLLERQPHVLNPEATSAKLASLAPNTNYRIHVKATTRIDEGDDFYIEQRTRHSQKPDMPHFTWETFPKENGYSNIKVIWIPNLNGYPGSHFYAKYKLKGETIFRETDPEFQSNELEIRGLQSGEVYVVSVVAVDGNHLTESKPQEVETSSEGPIIQPKENYATAGWFIGMMLAIAFLLVVLIIVCVIKRNRGGKYAVHERELAAGRGDYPDEGGFHEYSQPLDTKSAGGRASLASSSHHDGKHPESDTDSMAEYGEGDTEGMNEDGSFIGQYGRQRKPEPNSQAFATLV is encoded by the exons TTCAATCACCGCCAAGAATAACAAAACAACCGCCCACAGACGAGCTACTCTTTCAAGTAGCTCAACAAAGTCTCAACGAAAACGACAAACCGTTTCTCATAGAGTGCGAGGCCGAGGGTGAACCAGCACCTga GTACAGATGGATAAAGAACGGGAAGAAATTCGAGTGGCCGGCTTACGACGATCGAATTTCACAACAGCCAGGTCGGGGTACGTTAGTGATAACGAGGGCACGTGATGAGGATTTGGGACAGTATCAGTGTTTCGCTACGAACGAATGGGGAACAGCCACCTCGAATTCGGTATTCTTGAGAAAAGCAGAATTGAACTCGTTCAAAGACGAGGATCCGAAGACTTTGAACGCGGACGAGGGTGAACCCTTCAAGATGACGTGTCAGCCGCCGGATGGTTGGCCAAAGCCGAACGTCTATTGGCTCATCCAAGATGCGGAGGGTAAAATTAAATCGATAAACAATACACGAATGACATTGGATCCAGAGGGAAATCTTTGGTTCAGTAACGTGACCAGAGCCGATGCATCAAATGACTTTTATTACGCTTGTGCGGCAACGTCGTTGTATCGAAAGGAATACAAAGTAGGAAATCGTTTTCAATTAAATGTCGTGTCGACTGGATCGTCGGCAAACCAAAACAAACACGAGCCGGTCAAGCAATACGTCAGCAGGAAGAACGAGGTGGCattgagagggaaaaaaatagaattgtaTTGTATTTACGGTGGTACGCCGTTACCGCAAACGGTGTGGCTCAAAAACGGCGTTCGATTACAACCGACCGATCGAGTTACTCAAGGAAATTATGGCAAGTCTTTGATCATTAAAACGGCTACGTTCGAGGATGAAGGAACCTACACTTGCGAAGCTTCGAACGGTGTTGGTACGGCCAAATCACATTCGATCAATCTCAAAGTTCAAGCTGTTCCGTACTTCACCGTTGAGCCGGAAGTTATAAACGCCGCTGAGGACGAAACCGTCGAATTTCGTTGCGAAGCCCGGGGCTTACCGGAACCGCAAATCAAATGGATACACAACGGCAAACCAATCGCAGAAAGTCCACCGAATCCTCGTAGAAAAGTCTCTAAGAATTCCATcgtgattgaaaaattgacgaaaaccGATACCGGAAACTATGGTTGTAACGCTACCAATGCACTTGGTTACGTTTACAAAGATGTTTATGTCAATGTCTTGGCACTTAAGGCTGAAATCACACAACCTCCCATGGATCTTGCAACCGTTGATCGCGAAGACGTTCGTCTCACCTGTAGAGCTTTCGGTGCTCCGAAGCCGGCTATCAAATGGATTCGCAACGGACAAGAACTCACCGGTGGTCGTTACAAAACGCTCATTACTGGagatttggaaataaaaaatgtcggATTCTTGGACAGTGGTTCTTACACTTGCCATGCTTCTAACAAATTGGGCTCTGACGAAGCCAGTGCTAGTCTCGTTGTAAAGGAACACACTAAAATCACTCACTCGCCCGAGAACTACGAAGTTTCTGCCGGAACTACTGCCACCTTCAG atgCAACGCCGTATCCGATCCAAGTTTACCGTTGACTATTGAATGGTTGAGCAACGGAGAGCCCATAGATACGGAGGCTGAACCAAGATTCCAACAGGCATTGGACGATCATTCGCTTTCGATAACGAAAACTACGGAATTAGATTCAGGAATTTACACGTGTCGAGCTTACACCGAACTCGATGAAGCTAGGGCCCAGGCTACGCTCACGGTCCAGGACGTGCCAAACGCTCCGGTACTTCTGGAAACCACGTGCTATTCGAATGAAGCCAAAATTCGTTGGTCTCCCATGGGAGATAACCGAGCTCCGATTTTGCGATATACCGCTCAATACAATACCTCTTTTACTCCAGACGCTTGGGAAGTAGCGGCTGAACACATACCGGCTACAGAACAAACTTACATTATTCCCATGTCACCGTGGGCCAATTACACTTTCCGCGTTTTGGCGTGGAATAAAATAG GACCATCCGTGGCGTCAAGTCATGGAACTGTATGTACGACCCAGCCAGACGTGCCATACAAAAATCCCGGCAACGTGATGGGTAACGGCACCGATCCGCAAAACATAGTGATAAGCTGGACAGTGATGCCTCAAATAGAGCACAACGCACCGAAGTTTTTGTACAGAGTTACATATAGACGTGACATACCGGGAGAGCCTTGGGTGCAAGAGGAAATTCACGATTGGAAAGTGCATCGATTGCAAATTGACAATCAACCAACTTATCAGCGATATCAGATAAAAGTAGTCGCGATAAACGAGAAGGGAGAATCGTCAGCGGTGCCGCAAGTGGTGATCGGCTATTCCGGCGAGGATCAGCCGACCCAGGCGCCAAATAATTTCACTCTCATTAAAGTCGTTTCAAGCACTAGCGCCGAGTTGTCCTGGAACCCCGTTCCCGAAAGTTCCGTTCGAGGTGAATTACGTGGTTATAGAATACAAACGTGGatcgagagagacggtgaagAAGGAATGCGCGAAGTCACCGTTGGAAATCGAACACGCGCTGTTATCGACAAATTCGTTCCGTACAGCAAAAATTACGTTCGCGTTCTCGCTTTCAACGGACGCTACAACGGTCCACCCTCCGAAGTTTTGAGCTTCAACACGCCCGAAGGAAAACCCGGAACGATTCTTAGTCTCGATGCATTCCCCATCGGCTCGAGCGCTCTCTGGCTCAAATGGACCAGGCCCGCCGAAACCAACGGTATTCTCACCGGATATCGCGTTTATTATCAAATCGTCAATGGCACTGCTCTCGGACCTCTTCTCGAAAGACAACCTCACGTTCTCAATCCCGAAGCAACTAGCGCCAAATTGGCTAGTTTGGCGCCAAACACTAATTACCGGATCCACGTCAAAGCTACCACGAGAATTGACGAAGGCGATGA CTTCTACATCGAGCAACGTACGAGACACTCGCAAAAACCAGACATGCCTCATTTCACGTGGGAGACATTCCCGAAAGAAAACGGTTATTCTAATATTAAGGTGATATGGATACCAAATTTGAACGGTTATCCAGGCAGTCACTTTTACGCTAAATACAAGCTCAAGGGTGAAACAATATTCCGGGAAACCGATCCTGAATTCCAGTCGAACGAGCTCGAG aTCCGAGGTCTTCAAAGTGGCGAGGTTTATGTCGTGAGCGTTGTCGCCGTTGACGGAAATCATCTGACGGAGAGTAAGCCGCAAGAAGTTGAAACGAGCAGCGAAGGCCCGATTATTCAGCCGAAGGAGAATTACGCTACCGCCGGATGGTTCATAG GGATGATGTTGGCCATTGCTTTTCTGCTAGTCGTGCTGATAATAGTTTGCGTGATAAAACGCAATCGTGGGGGTAAATACGCGGTGCACGAACGCGAGCTCGCTGCTGGTCGCGGCGACTATCCGGATGAGGGTGGTTTCCACGAATATTCGCAACCACTCGATACGAAATCGGCGGGTGGTCGGGCGTCTCTCGCCTCATCATCGCATCACGATGGTAAACATCCTGAATCTGATACGGACTCGATGGCCGAATACGGCGAGGGCGATACCG agggTATGAACGAGGATGGCTCATTCATCGGTCAGTATGGCCGACAGAGGAAACCGGAGCCCAATTCTCAGGCATTTGCGACCCTGGTCTAA